The Salvelinus namaycush isolate Seneca chromosome 26, SaNama_1.0, whole genome shotgun sequence genomic sequence AATCGGAGGCTCTCCAGATCCTCACTGCTGCCAGCATCCTGCAGATCAAGACGGTCATCGATGAGTGCACCCGCATCGTGTCCCAGAATGTGGGCCTGGCCGGTCCAGGGGGGTTCCCTGTCAACCCAGGGGACTCTGGGCAGGAGACGCCCCGGGGCACACCTGAGTCAGGCACCTCTGGGCCCAGCAGCGATGCAGAGTCAGGGTACATGCAGGCCACGTCCCAGCAGAGCCTTGAGCGTGCGTACACATCGCTGTACTCCTACTCGGGCCTCTCACTGCAGAATGGAACCCGTGAGCGCTCCCACTACGTAACCAGTATGACAACAAGCTACGACCCAGCCCTTAGCATGCAGAAGGACCAGCACGACCAGGACCCGCCGTGGATCACCCGCATCCATGAAAGGTCACAGCAGATGGAACGCTTCCTATCCACCCCTGAGACCACCCACTGCCGCAAGCAGCCCCGACCGGTACGCATACAGACAGGAGGCATTCACATAAAGCAGGAAGCAGAGGATGAGTACAGCTGCTATGGTATGGATGAGTGCACAGAGGACACTGACCACGTTGAGGGTGTGGAGACTGAACCGAAGGGTGAAAGCTTTGACTCAGGGGTAAGCTCCTCCATTGGTACTGAGCCAGACTCCGTGGACCAGCACCAGTACCCCGTGGGCTTTGGGAgggaaggaggtggagaggggacCCCAGTGCAGATTGAGGTCGATGACTCCTCCCCAGAGCAGATTCATGAGACGGAGGAAGGGGGCACATCCCACAGCACTAGCGACAGTAACATGTTGCAGCCCCTGCCCAACCCAATCATGGCCCAGTCTCTGCCAAGTGCCCTACTCTATATGCGTCAGGCCGAATCTCACACCAGCAACCTGAGGATGCCACTCACCATGACCAGCAACACCCAGGTAATGGGCATGGCTGGCAACTCCTACCTGCCCACTCTGTTTCCCACACAGTCGGCCAGCAACAACAAGCCCTTCCTCTTCAGCCTGCAGCAGTCCATGGGAGGCCAGCAGCCCCAGTTTGTGTCCGGGCCTACCCCTAGTATGCCCCCATTCCCTCAGCAATTGACGGTACAGCAACAGGCAGCGCGGGAACAGCAACAGGCGGCCTCGATGGGACAGGGGGAGAAGAAGCCCTATGAGTGCACTCTCTGCACTAAAACCTTTACTGCTAAACAGAACTACGTCAAACACATGTTTGTGCACACTGGTGAGTTTCAAATAATTTccctatacatttgcaaacataaaaGACACAAATACAATGAATAATTATTTTAGTTTAGATGTAGTAATGGATTGTTTTTAAACTaggctgagaccaaggtctctttcacagatgagccctctatacacatcaatacacattaAACACATCGCTATACGCATCAAtaacacatcaatatacactatacacatcattaTATAGATCACTATaaactatacacatcaatatacactatacacatcaatatatacatcactatacactatacacatcaatatacactatacacatcaatatacactatatatatcaatatacacatcaatatacactatacacatcattaTATACATCACTATaaactatacacatcaatatacactatacatatcaATATATACATCACTATaaactatacacatcaatatacactatacacatcaatatacactatacatatcaatatacacatcaatatacactatacacatcattaTATACATCACTATaaactatacacatcaatatacactatacacatcaatatatacatcactatacactatacacatcaatatacactatacacatcaatatacactatacatatcaatatacacatcaatatacaccatACACATCATTATATACATCACTATaaactatacacatcaatatacactatacatatcaATATATACATCACTATaaactatacacatcaatatacactatacacatcaatatacactatacatatcaatatacacatcaatatacactatacacgatacacatatatatattttttttacctttatttatacaggttttttctcattgagataaaatctcttttccaagagagacctggtccaatagcagcagggggaacacaacattaaacaaaactataaacacacatacagtacaacaattacatattacattaaaaacacaaacatcttgactaaaaacagctggcctaaaaacaattacactcttctttgatatatacatcgatcaagtgtttaaactccaccaacgaaactagatcatgacattttaaaatgttcaggagagaattccaggaccacggtgctaagtaactaaaactatttctaccatgacctgttctaatttttggtactgttagaagcaaatcagaatgggaccgtaattgatatttatttactgacctgactaaaaaagaacagagataaaatggcattttacccaatatggccttataaatcagtgtataccagtgtttaagcctacacaaggtcaatgacgaccagccaacagcgctgtagagatcacaatgatgtgttagacgtttctgatttgtaatgaacctgagggctgcatgatacactgaatcaagtgctctcagggtagtggctgaggcctgcatatatataacatcactaaaatctaaaaccgacagtaatgtacatcgtaccagctccttcctggcctcaaaagaaaaacaagccttatgccggtaataaaatcctattttcagc encodes the following:
- the zbtb20 gene encoding zinc finger and BTB domain-containing protein 20; translated protein: MTERIHNINLHNFSNSVLETLNEQRNRGHFCDVTVRIHGSMLRAHRCVLAAGSPFFQDKLLLGYSDIEIPSVVSVQSIQKLIDFMYSGVLRVSQSEALQILTAASILQIKTVIDECTRIVSQNVGLAGPGGFPVNPGDSGQETPRGTPESGTSGPSSDAESGYMQATSQQSLERAYTSLYSYSGLSLQNGTRERSHYVTSMTTSYDPALSMQKDQHDQDPPWITRIHERSQQMERFLSTPETTHCRKQPRPVRIQTGGIHIKQEAEDEYSCYGMDECTEDTDHVEGVETEPKGESFDSGVSSSIGTEPDSVDQHQYPVGFGREGGGEGTPVQIEVDDSSPEQIHETEEGGTSHSTSDSNMLQPLPNPIMAQSLPSALLYMRQAESHTSNLRMPLTMTSNTQVMGMAGNSYLPTLFPTQSASNNKPFLFSLQQSMGGQQPQFVSGPTPSMPPFPQQLTVQQQAAREQQQAASMGQGEKKPYECTLCTKTFTAKQNYVKHMFVHTGEKPHQCSICWRSFSLKDYLIKHMVTHTGVRAYQCSICNKRFTQKSSLNVHMRLHRGEKSYECYICKKKFSHKTLLERHMALHSTGGAVTGLSGAAGAGGPVSIPMAVPEPGAGVAALAMPVGGGAGVGGGVGPGVGVAAEASCQEGTTYVCSVCPAKFDQIEHFNDHMRMHVSDG